The proteins below are encoded in one region of Homo sapiens chromosome 8, GRCh38.p14 Primary Assembly:
- the DEFB109B gene encoding beta-defensin 109B precursor, whose amino-acid sequence MRLHLLLLILLLFSILLSPVRGGLGPAEGHCLNLFGVCRTDVCNIVEDQIGACRRRMKCCRAWWILMPIPTPLIMSDYQEPLKPNLK is encoded by the exons ATGAGACTCCATTTGCTTCTCCTTATTCTCCTTCTTTTTTCAATTCTCTTATCCCCAG TAAGAGGTGGTTTGGGTCCTGCGGAAGGTCATTGTCTCAATTTGTTTGGTGTTTGCAGAACAGATGTCTGCAACATAGTAGAAGATCAAATTGGTGCCTGCCGAAGAAGGATGAAGTGCTGTAGAGCATGGTGGATTTTAATGCCAATTCCAACACCACTTATCATGTCAGATTATCAAGAACCCCTTAAACCTAACttgaaatga